A part of Kitasatospora acidiphila genomic DNA contains:
- a CDS encoding DUF6087 family protein: MDEDEPLEQWAARRDAMRRPVGELKAVMLDGLAATHVRPTEPRLILCWDGVEWVPHTVADDYPTAQRILHGIKGDGMIPMPAPQPRKPAGRHRKPR; the protein is encoded by the coding sequence GTGGACGAAGACGAGCCGCTGGAACAGTGGGCAGCGCGGCGGGACGCGATGCGGCGGCCGGTCGGCGAGCTGAAAGCGGTCATGCTGGACGGGCTGGCGGCCACCCACGTCCGTCCGACAGAGCCCCGGCTGATCCTCTGCTGGGACGGGGTCGAGTGGGTGCCCCACACCGTCGCCGACGACTACCCCACCGCCCAGCGCATCCTTCACGGGATCAAGGGTGACGGGATGATTCCCATGCCAGCACCGCAACCGCGCAAGCCTGCCGGCCGCCACCGGAAGCCCCGATAG
- the tgmB gene encoding ATP-grasp ribosomal peptide maturase, which produces MTNPGPVLVVTNLDDPTTDLVIDELHGRGVPVVRFDSGDFPATLSFAATITPHGIKGTLSTPTRTADLANVRSLYYRRPSGFTFPHLDEQNARFAITQARYGLGGVVASLPGCLYVNHPHRIGDAEFKPSGLAVAAACGFQLPPTLITSDPGAARAFTKRHGPVIYKPLSTPLYRIDGVSCTVEVLDVAADEIDDSVVGTAHLFQQRIDKAADVRVTVIGNRVFHVRIDSDLLDWRTDYGRLRYSVVLPPVGLEKQSRAYLNRFGLVFGAFDFAIDRRGQWWFLECNPSGQWAWMEPETGLPMVAAMADLLERKTG; this is translated from the coding sequence GTGACCAACCCAGGTCCGGTTCTGGTCGTCACCAACCTGGATGACCCCACGACCGACCTGGTGATCGACGAACTGCACGGCCGGGGCGTCCCGGTCGTGCGGTTCGACTCCGGGGACTTCCCGGCCACCTTGTCGTTCGCGGCCACCATCACGCCTCACGGCATCAAGGGCACGCTGAGCACCCCGACCCGCACGGCTGACCTCGCCAATGTGCGATCCCTGTACTACCGGCGGCCCTCCGGCTTCACCTTCCCGCACCTGGACGAGCAGAACGCCCGCTTCGCCATCACCCAAGCCCGGTACGGCCTCGGCGGGGTCGTGGCATCCCTGCCGGGCTGCCTGTACGTCAACCACCCCCACCGGATCGGCGACGCCGAGTTCAAGCCCTCCGGCCTGGCTGTCGCCGCCGCCTGCGGCTTCCAGCTTCCCCCGACCCTGATCACCTCCGACCCCGGCGCCGCACGGGCCTTCACCAAGCGCCACGGGCCGGTGATCTATAAGCCGCTCTCCACCCCGCTCTACCGCATCGACGGCGTGTCCTGCACAGTCGAGGTCCTGGACGTGGCGGCCGACGAGATCGACGATTCCGTGGTCGGCACCGCCCACCTGTTCCAGCAGCGCATCGACAAGGCCGCCGATGTACGGGTGACCGTCATCGGCAACCGGGTGTTCCACGTCCGCATCGACTCCGACCTGTTGGACTGGCGCACCGACTACGGTCGCCTGAGGTACTCGGTGGTGCTGCCGCCGGTTGGTCTGGAGAAGCAGTCGCGTGCCTACCTGAACCGCTTCGGGTTGGTGTTCGGCGCTTTCGACTTCGCGATCGACCGGCGTGGGCAATGGTGGTTCCTGGAGTGCAACCCGTCCGGACAATGGGCCTGGATGGAACCGGAGACCGGCCTGCCGATGGTCGCGGCGATGGCGGATCTGCTGGAGAGGAAGACGGGATGA
- a CDS encoding helix-turn-helix domain-containing protein — protein MAMALDPALPVGMRIKLFRERAGKSRAALAGLVGRSESWLKAVENGRLLPPRLPLLIKLAEHLGIDDLSQLTGDVSLPRALFSGTEHPALSVVRRAVDTAPLGLVAGPVPDSGHISAQLSAAWRARDASGNHRTALAELLPSLVMAASTAASHPECSDRRRAEAMYASALNLTQMFAAYQGDGNLVWRVAERSLATARASGDLAAVGQACWFLVEAFRKSGQWDSAQTLTEEALRLLGPVKGDSAALARAWADMAFHAAITHAAAGEAGSAWGWFDRAEATARTLPAEYWHSPTSGSARVIPLHGVTVAVELRQAGTALRWADRVSPEAVPARPCRARHLIEVARAHALRSEHDQVASLLSAAVKTAPETARWNRETHEMVRGLLAGPASTRAQARKLATATGVAA, from the coding sequence ATGGCGATGGCTCTTGATCCGGCGCTACCCGTAGGGATGCGCATCAAGCTGTTTCGTGAACGTGCCGGCAAGTCCCGTGCGGCGCTCGCAGGGCTGGTGGGGCGGTCGGAGAGCTGGCTGAAGGCTGTTGAGAACGGCCGTCTCCTCCCGCCCCGGCTGCCCCTCCTGATCAAGCTTGCTGAGCACTTGGGAATTGACGATCTGTCGCAGCTGACCGGGGATGTGTCACTGCCTCGCGCCCTGTTCTCCGGGACGGAGCACCCGGCGCTGTCCGTGGTCCGGCGGGCGGTCGACACCGCGCCACTCGGGCTGGTAGCAGGGCCAGTTCCCGATTCGGGTCACATCTCGGCTCAGCTGTCCGCTGCTTGGCGAGCCCGGGATGCGTCCGGCAACCACCGAACGGCTCTGGCCGAGCTGCTGCCGAGCCTTGTGATGGCGGCATCAACGGCCGCGTCCCACCCGGAGTGCTCGGATCGGCGCCGTGCTGAGGCCATGTATGCCAGCGCGTTGAACCTCACACAGATGTTCGCGGCCTACCAGGGAGACGGCAACTTGGTCTGGCGGGTCGCTGAACGCTCTCTTGCCACTGCCCGCGCCTCCGGCGATCTGGCAGCCGTGGGTCAAGCCTGCTGGTTCCTCGTCGAGGCGTTCCGCAAATCCGGTCAGTGGGACAGTGCCCAGACGCTCACTGAGGAAGCGCTCCGATTGCTGGGCCCGGTCAAGGGCGATTCGGCGGCTTTGGCGCGGGCATGGGCGGACATGGCCTTCCATGCTGCGATCACGCACGCTGCCGCTGGTGAGGCCGGGAGCGCGTGGGGATGGTTCGATCGAGCCGAAGCTACCGCGCGAACCTTGCCCGCAGAGTACTGGCACTCGCCCACCTCCGGGTCTGCCCGGGTGATTCCGTTGCACGGTGTGACAGTTGCCGTGGAGCTGAGGCAAGCCGGCACGGCTCTGCGGTGGGCCGACCGCGTCTCCCCCGAGGCGGTGCCCGCCCGTCCGTGCCGAGCCCGGCACCTGATCGAGGTTGCCCGGGCTCACGCCCTCCGCAGCGAACACGACCAGGTCGCCAGCCTGTTGAGTGCCGCTGTGAAGACCGCGCCCGAGACCGCGCGATGGAACCGCGAGACCCATGAGATGGTCCGCGGCCTGCTGGCCGGACCAGCGTCCACCAGGGCTCAAGCCCGGAAGCTGGCGACCGCAACCGGGGTGGCTGCCTGA
- a CDS encoding DUF3050 domain-containing protein, whose product MSSDRYHWDRSHPGLTALREAIEPVRREVVSHPIYQGLNSLERVRTFQERHVFAVWDFMSLLKCLQRRLTCVELPWLPSGPTASRRLINEIVLVEESDELGDGYISHFELYLDGMARAGADTGPVNDFLRLLGNGTGVTEAAKSAEIPSAAAEFMAVTWDIIENSPVHCQAAAFAFGREDLIPEMFEQVIRIEDANGRLTVFKDYLARHIEVDGEQHTPMAMQMLIDLCGDDKERWTQCADTVTRALSARVALWDGILADCGA is encoded by the coding sequence ATGAGTTCCGACCGCTACCACTGGGATCGCTCGCACCCCGGCCTGACGGCGCTGCGCGAGGCGATCGAGCCCGTGCGCCGGGAGGTCGTCAGCCATCCGATCTACCAGGGGCTGAACTCCTTGGAGCGGGTCCGGACGTTCCAGGAGCGCCATGTGTTCGCGGTCTGGGACTTCATGTCGCTGCTCAAGTGCCTGCAGCGGCGGCTCACTTGCGTGGAGCTCCCGTGGCTGCCGAGCGGGCCGACGGCGAGCCGCCGGTTGATCAACGAGATCGTGCTGGTCGAGGAGAGCGATGAGCTCGGCGACGGCTACATCAGCCACTTCGAGCTCTACCTGGACGGGATGGCCCGGGCCGGCGCCGACACCGGGCCGGTGAACGACTTCCTGCGGCTGCTCGGCAACGGGACCGGCGTGACCGAGGCGGCGAAGTCGGCCGAGATCCCGTCGGCGGCCGCCGAGTTCATGGCGGTCACCTGGGACATCATCGAGAACTCGCCGGTGCACTGCCAGGCCGCGGCGTTCGCGTTCGGCCGCGAGGACCTGATCCCGGAGATGTTCGAGCAGGTGATCCGGATCGAGGACGCGAACGGCCGGCTGACCGTGTTCAAGGACTACCTCGCGCGCCACATCGAGGTGGACGGCGAGCAGCACACGCCGATGGCCATGCAGATGCTGATCGACCTCTGCGGCGACGACAAGGAACGCTGGACCCAGTGCGCCGACACGGTCACCCGCGCGCTGTCCGCCCGGGTCGCCCTGTGGGACGGGATCCTCGCCGACTGCGGCGCGTGA
- a CDS encoding N-acetylmuramic acid 6-phosphate etherase, translating into MPSLPPTEQRNPDTLTIDRLGTFELLELINDQDATVPAAVRAALPQLAELVDTALAVLRAGRRIHYYGAGTSGRIALGDAVELGPTYGVGPETVIAHLAGGPGARGTAREDAEDHAPDEHPEDAPVRGDLVIGVTASGRTPYVAAALREARSIGAATALLSGDPAAPIAQLADLHIALDTGPEVVTGSTRMKAGTAQKLALNAFSTALMVRSGRTWSNLMIAASARNAKLRERAVRTLVTACQVTPDTAAEVLAACADETPTALVTLVTGATPTAARAALAAHHGHPWAAVRALNGQA; encoded by the coding sequence ATGCCTTCCCTGCCGCCGACCGAGCAACGCAACCCCGACACCCTCACGATCGACCGACTCGGCACCTTCGAACTCCTGGAGCTGATCAACGACCAGGACGCCACCGTGCCCGCCGCCGTCCGCGCCGCGCTCCCGCAACTGGCCGAACTGGTGGACACCGCCCTCGCCGTGCTGCGCGCGGGCCGGCGGATCCACTACTACGGTGCCGGCACCAGCGGCCGGATCGCCCTCGGCGACGCCGTCGAACTCGGCCCCACCTACGGCGTCGGCCCCGAGACCGTGATCGCCCACCTCGCCGGCGGCCCCGGCGCCCGCGGCACCGCACGCGAGGACGCCGAGGACCACGCGCCCGACGAGCACCCCGAGGACGCCCCGGTCCGCGGCGACCTGGTCATCGGGGTCACCGCCAGCGGCCGCACCCCCTACGTCGCCGCCGCCCTGCGCGAGGCCCGTTCGATCGGTGCGGCGACGGCGCTGCTCTCCGGCGACCCGGCAGCCCCCATCGCCCAGTTGGCCGACCTGCACATCGCCCTGGACACCGGCCCCGAGGTGGTCACCGGCTCCACCCGGATGAAGGCGGGCACCGCGCAGAAGCTGGCCCTCAACGCCTTCTCCACCGCCTTGATGGTGCGCAGCGGCCGCACCTGGTCCAACCTGATGATCGCCGCCTCCGCCCGCAACGCCAAGCTGCGCGAGCGCGCCGTCCGCACCCTGGTGACGGCCTGCCAGGTCACCCCGGATACCGCCGCCGAGGTGCTGGCCGCCTGCGCCGACGAAACCCCCACCGCCCTGGTCACCCTGGTCACCGGCGCCACCCCCACCGCCGCCCGCGCCGCCCTCGCCGCCCACCACGGCCACCCATGGGCGGCGGTGCGGGCGCTCAACGGGCAGGCGTGA
- a CDS encoding carboxymuconolactone decarboxylase family protein: MTAPEPRLNLRQLSRDNYAAMLKLTAVVDQAAVDAGLEKPLLELVRIRASQINGCAFCLDMHTKDARHAGETEQRIYALNAWAETPFYTERERAALEFTEAVTLVHDGQVPDDVYQRTAKVFSEPELAQLLWVATVINAFNRLAITPRVPVGGYVAGDPSSI, translated from the coding sequence ATGACAGCACCTGAGCCCCGCCTGAACCTGCGTCAACTCTCCCGCGACAACTACGCCGCGATGCTGAAGCTGACTGCCGTCGTCGACCAGGCCGCCGTGGACGCCGGTCTGGAGAAGCCGCTCCTCGAGCTGGTCCGGATCCGCGCCTCGCAGATCAACGGCTGCGCGTTCTGCCTGGACATGCACACCAAGGACGCCCGGCACGCGGGCGAGACCGAGCAGCGGATCTACGCCCTGAACGCCTGGGCCGAGACCCCCTTCTACACCGAACGCGAGCGCGCCGCCCTGGAGTTCACCGAGGCGGTCACCCTGGTCCACGACGGCCAGGTGCCGGACGACGTCTACCAGCGGACCGCCAAGGTCTTCAGCGAGCCCGAACTCGCCCAGCTGCTCTGGGTGGCGACCGTGATCAATGCCTTCAACCGGCTGGCGATCACCCCGCGCGTACCGGTGGGCGGCTACGTCGCGGGGGATCCGTCCAGCATCTGA
- a CDS encoding ArnT family glycosyltransferase, with protein sequence MTAIDVLSVYAVPQRRAGRVRSAVADRLPLIAILLVQCALAYRLANTAFEDEALYAYAGHGELGHLLHGTPVGDNYASYFSGIPVLYPVAAAVMDDAFGLEGVRAFSLLMMLGATALLWTTTRRLYGKPAAVIGSTLFATSAPTLFLGRLATYDAPSILLLALALWWTVRTAHRPPLLVMPAALPLVLACGVKYASALYLPTVALAALLTVPALGLSWRRGVLRGALLAAGTGGLAALGLALAGPQVRAGLSQTTVNRAAGGEPLANIVRLSLVWGGWVFVLAVVGVGFLLHRRRSWAPALLGALLAGTALLATVYQAHLGTCVSLHKHIGFGLLFAAPVAGAGLAGLSGLPAFRGALPLLRRAVPGVAIGACGVLALYAGHAAGPMYEGWPDSSGLVSTLRPLVHPGQDRYLVEEDEVPRYYLRDQSQPQQWLNTYFFQYGDASGHQLTNLPAYRAAIADHYFSLVVLDDGPTAALDKELTTTLKAPGSGYRLVATLPAETSHGEQDYTVWQRS encoded by the coding sequence GTGACCGCCATCGACGTCCTGTCCGTCTACGCCGTGCCGCAGCGGCGGGCCGGGCGGGTGCGCAGCGCGGTCGCCGACCGGCTGCCGCTGATCGCCATCCTGCTGGTGCAGTGCGCGCTGGCCTACCGGCTGGCCAACACCGCCTTCGAGGACGAGGCGCTGTACGCCTACGCCGGACACGGCGAACTGGGCCACCTGCTGCACGGCACCCCGGTGGGGGACAACTACGCCTCGTACTTCTCGGGCATCCCGGTGCTCTACCCGGTGGCGGCGGCCGTCATGGACGACGCGTTCGGCCTGGAGGGTGTGCGGGCCTTCAGCCTGCTGATGATGCTCGGCGCCACCGCGCTGCTGTGGACCACCACCCGGCGGCTGTACGGCAAGCCGGCCGCCGTGATCGGCAGCACCCTGTTCGCCACCAGCGCGCCCACCCTGTTCCTCGGGCGGCTGGCCACCTATGACGCACCGTCAATCCTGCTGCTGGCCCTGGCACTCTGGTGGACGGTGCGCACCGCTCACCGCCCACCGCTGCTGGTCATGCCCGCCGCGCTGCCGCTGGTGCTCGCCTGCGGCGTCAAGTACGCCTCGGCGCTCTACCTGCCGACCGTGGCACTCGCCGCCTTGCTCACCGTGCCCGCGCTGGGGCTCAGTTGGCGGCGCGGAGTGCTGCGCGGTGCGCTACTCGCGGCGGGCACGGGCGGGTTGGCGGCGCTCGGGCTGGCGCTGGCCGGGCCCCAGGTGCGGGCCGGGCTCTCCCAGACCACGGTCAACCGGGCCGCCGGCGGCGAACCGCTGGCCAACATCGTGCGGTTGTCGCTGGTCTGGGGCGGCTGGGTGTTCGTGCTCGCCGTCGTCGGAGTCGGGTTCCTGCTGCACCGGCGGCGCTCCTGGGCGCCCGCACTGCTCGGGGCGCTGCTGGCCGGCACCGCGCTGCTCGCCACCGTCTACCAGGCGCACCTGGGGACCTGCGTCTCGCTGCACAAGCACATCGGTTTCGGGCTGCTGTTCGCGGCACCCGTGGCCGGCGCCGGGCTGGCCGGGCTCTCCGGCCTGCCCGCCTTCCGGGGCGCCCTGCCGCTGCTGCGCCGCGCGGTGCCGGGCGTCGCGATCGGCGCCTGCGGGGTGCTCGCCCTCTACGCCGGGCACGCGGCCGGCCCGATGTACGAAGGCTGGCCCGACTCGTCCGGCCTGGTCAGCACGCTGCGTCCGCTGGTCCACCCCGGGCAGGACCGCTACCTGGTGGAGGAGGACGAGGTGCCCCGCTACTACCTGCGCGACCAGTCGCAGCCGCAGCAGTGGCTCAACACCTACTTCTTCCAGTACGGCGACGCCAGCGGGCACCAGTTGACCAACCTGCCCGCCTACCGCGCCGCCATCGCCGACCACTACTTCAGCCTGGTCGTGCTCGACGACGGGCCGACCGCCGCCCTGGACAAGGAGTTGACCACCACCCTCAAGGCCCCCGGCAGCGGCTACCGCCTGGTGGCCACGCTGCCGGCCGAAACCAGCCACGGTGAGCAGGACTACACCGTCTGGCAGCGGAGTTGA
- a CDS encoding ArnT family glycosyltransferase, which produces MATVVATVLDEERPDPISEPAATDPRGRLSQLLATRPDLVITALLVVAVVLVQGLNIDNFPTVSDDEGTYLAQAWAIQHGKGLAHYSYWYDHPPLGWVQIAALSWIPALIWHGPLVVMHARVIMLPVSAAGTALTYLVGRRINLPRWAAALAAVVFGLSPLSVTMQREIYLDNFAAVWMLAAFACALSPRRHLWHHIAAGLCAAVSVLSKETMLITAPALVMAVWRGTDKATRKFSLVGFFIAFSTIGAQYLLYAVLKGELFPGAGHNSLIGALQYQLGRGGSGNILKAGSVSNMTLHWWLVRDPLLIYAGTAAALAALAVRRLREIGVAAVLLVAVAMRPNGYLPAMYVIQVIPFFALAIAGMADTGVRGLLRLRFGVLGRLDWLGLGRWRLGPRDLVAVLAIALAGVVAPQWEAGDETADTAYSNNEYVAAADWIRANIPDPAHQRIVVDDAMWLDTVRDGFQPGLGAIWFYKVDLDPAVTRTLPHGWQDLDYVVLTSIIRQDPNGLPTVRAAIAHSTTVATFGTGQQQITIQKVDHTGSGQ; this is translated from the coding sequence ATGGCGACTGTCGTAGCGACAGTTCTGGATGAAGAACGCCCAGATCCGATCTCCGAGCCGGCCGCGACCGACCCCCGCGGCCGACTCTCCCAACTGCTTGCCACCCGACCGGACTTGGTGATCACCGCACTGCTGGTGGTCGCCGTGGTCCTGGTGCAGGGCCTGAACATCGACAACTTCCCCACCGTCAGCGACGACGAGGGCACCTACCTCGCGCAGGCCTGGGCGATCCAGCACGGCAAGGGGCTCGCGCACTACAGCTACTGGTACGACCACCCGCCGCTGGGCTGGGTGCAGATCGCCGCGCTCTCCTGGATCCCGGCGCTGATCTGGCACGGCCCCCTGGTGGTGATGCACGCCCGGGTGATCATGCTGCCGGTGAGCGCGGCCGGCACCGCCCTGACCTACCTGGTGGGCCGCCGGATCAACCTGCCGCGCTGGGCCGCCGCACTGGCCGCCGTGGTCTTCGGGCTGTCACCGCTCTCGGTGACCATGCAGCGCGAGATCTACCTGGACAACTTCGCCGCCGTCTGGATGCTCGCCGCCTTCGCCTGCGCGCTCTCACCACGCCGGCACCTGTGGCACCACATCGCGGCCGGACTGTGCGCCGCCGTCTCGGTGCTCTCCAAGGAGACCATGCTGATCACCGCGCCGGCCCTGGTGATGGCCGTCTGGCGCGGCACCGACAAGGCCACCCGCAAGTTCTCGCTGGTCGGCTTCTTCATCGCGTTCTCCACCATCGGCGCCCAGTACCTGCTCTACGCGGTGCTCAAGGGCGAGCTCTTCCCCGGCGCCGGGCACAACTCGCTGATCGGCGCACTCCAGTACCAGCTGGGCCGCGGCGGCTCCGGCAACATCCTCAAGGCCGGGTCGGTCTCCAACATGACCCTGCACTGGTGGCTGGTGCGCGACCCGCTGCTGATCTACGCCGGGACGGCCGCCGCGCTGGCCGCCCTGGCGGTCCGCCGGCTGCGCGAGATCGGGGTGGCCGCCGTGCTGCTGGTCGCGGTGGCGATGCGGCCCAACGGCTACCTGCCCGCGATGTACGTGATCCAGGTGATCCCGTTCTTCGCGCTGGCCATCGCCGGGATGGCCGACACCGGCGTGCGCGGCCTGCTGCGGCTGCGCTTCGGAGTGCTCGGCCGGCTGGACTGGCTCGGGCTCGGCCGGTGGAGGCTGGGCCCGCGCGACCTGGTCGCCGTGCTCGCCATCGCCCTGGCCGGCGTGGTCGCACCGCAGTGGGAGGCCGGCGACGAGACCGCCGACACCGCCTACTCCAACAACGAGTACGTGGCCGCCGCCGACTGGATCCGCGCCAACATCCCCGACCCCGCCCACCAGCGGATCGTGGTCGACGACGCAATGTGGCTCGACACGGTGCGGGACGGCTTCCAACCCGGGCTCGGCGCCATCTGGTTCTACAAGGTCGACCTCGACCCGGCCGTCACCCGCACCCTGCCGCACGGCTGGCAGGACCTCGACTACGTGGTGCTCACCTCGATCATCCGGCAGGACCCCAACGGCCTGCCCACGGTGCGCGCCGCCATCGCCCACTCCACCACGGTCGCCACCTTCGGCACCGGCCAGCAGCAGATCACCATCCAGAAGGTCGACCACACCGGGAGCGGGCAGTGA